A section of the Spirosoma pollinicola genome encodes:
- a CDS encoding HAD family hydrolase, with the protein MPTTSTAQNWAALFDMDGVLVDNTDFHVNAWLQFAQQHDRPLTKDQYVENINGRVSADAMGYLFQRPITPGELIVLTEEKEAIYRELYRPHLQPAPGLLDFLNALKAQSVKLAVGTSAPESNVLFTLDGLPLRPYFDAVVDASMIHRGKPDPEIYLTAAERVGIEPARCVVFEDAFAGIEAGLRAGMKVVALATTHTPDELAETGASLIVADFTKLTPEAVRALIQPA; encoded by the coding sequence ATGCCCACTACATCTACGGCCCAAAACTGGGCCGCTCTGTTCGACATGGACGGTGTCCTGGTCGACAATACCGACTTCCATGTCAATGCCTGGCTGCAATTTGCCCAACAGCATGATCGCCCGTTGACAAAAGATCAGTACGTTGAAAACATCAACGGACGCGTTTCGGCTGATGCGATGGGATATCTGTTTCAGCGGCCCATTACCCCCGGTGAATTGATTGTACTGACTGAAGAGAAAGAAGCGATTTACCGCGAATTATATCGGCCGCATCTGCAGCCCGCACCGGGTCTACTGGATTTCCTGAACGCCTTAAAAGCTCAGTCGGTTAAGTTGGCGGTAGGCACATCGGCCCCGGAAAGTAATGTTCTCTTTACGCTGGATGGACTTCCCCTTCGCCCCTATTTCGATGCTGTTGTGGATGCCAGCATGATCCATCGCGGCAAACCCGACCCCGAAATTTACCTCACAGCCGCTGAACGCGTTGGGATTGAACCAGCCCGGTGTGTGGTGTTCGAAGATGCCTTTGCCGGTATCGAAGCCGGACTTCGGGCAGGCATGAAGGTGGTGGCGCTCGCAACGACCCATACACCCGATGAACTGGCAGAGACCGGCGCATCCTTGATTGTCGCTGATTTCACAAAACTGACTCCAGAGGCAGTGCGCGCATTGATTCAACCGGCATAA
- a CDS encoding PadR family transcriptional regulator, giving the protein MRRSDLGEFEEVVLLAVAVLTPKAYSVVIAEELERETGQTVSTGAVHAALQRLEQKGYLSSVLGEATAERGGRRKRIFTITALGGRVLSEVQAVRVRFWDRIIPNIRLEWS; this is encoded by the coding sequence ATGCGACGGAGTGATTTAGGCGAGTTTGAAGAGGTCGTTCTACTGGCTGTGGCGGTATTGACTCCCAAAGCCTATTCGGTCGTGATTGCCGAAGAACTGGAACGGGAAACGGGCCAGACGGTCAGTACTGGTGCCGTACATGCCGCCCTGCAACGGCTCGAACAAAAAGGCTACCTAAGCTCCGTCCTGGGCGAGGCAACAGCCGAACGGGGTGGCCGCCGGAAACGGATATTTACCATCACGGCCCTTGGTGGTCGCGTACTGAGCGAAGTGCAGGCAGTACGTGTCCGGTTTTGGGATCGTATCATTCCAAACATCCGGCTAGAGTGGAGTTGA
- a CDS encoding permease prefix domain 2-containing transporter codes for MMNQPKHKPNRRTGVPNHEPRWAQRLLRWFHPENTLEEVEGDLYELYAYWYERSGQTQATVRYVLNVLSVLPPFVCRRKPRHEQAKTTLFPTPRHATKLFENRLSKFEKSKAVLLH; via the coding sequence ATGATGAATCAACCTAAACATAAACCGAACCGTAGGACCGGAGTACCGAACCACGAACCGCGCTGGGCGCAACGGTTACTCCGCTGGTTCCACCCCGAAAATACCCTCGAAGAGGTTGAGGGCGACCTCTACGAACTCTATGCCTACTGGTATGAGCGATCAGGCCAGACGCAGGCTACAGTACGCTATGTGCTCAATGTATTATCTGTACTGCCACCCTTTGTGTGCCGTCGGAAACCCAGGCATGAACAGGCTAAAACAACCCTTTTTCCTACACCCCGACATGCTACAAAATTATTTGAAAATCGCCTTTCGAAATTTGAAAAGTCAAAAGCTGTACTCCTTCATTAA
- a CDS encoding VOC family protein yields MQSPQATLKNAWPYQQDQMNLPVADLETALPFYETILGFRLVSRSETPHQSAVLERDGIQIDLAENGGDPQQDGCFFEVDDVETMLTELMATGFDNITPDFSQQQHGNVTWKVFFVVAPDGLCYCYGQRQ; encoded by the coding sequence ATGCAGTCACCCCAAGCAACGCTGAAAAACGCCTGGCCTTACCAGCAGGATCAAATGAACTTACCTGTTGCCGATCTGGAAACGGCTTTACCTTTTTACGAAACCATTCTGGGCTTTCGGCTGGTATCACGAAGTGAAACGCCCCATCAATCGGCGGTACTGGAGCGCGACGGTATTCAGATTGACCTAGCCGAAAACGGGGGCGACCCGCAGCAGGACGGTTGCTTTTTTGAAGTCGATGATGTCGAAACGATGTTGACAGAACTAATGGCAACAGGCTTCGACAATATAACGCCCGACTTTAGCCAGCAACAACATGGCAATGTAACGTGGAAAGTCTTTTTCGTCGTTGCGCCCGATGGACTTTGTTACTGCTATGGGCAACGGCAATGA
- a CDS encoding serine hydrolase: protein MRHPLAVISLLLLVSPVLADDLDDFIRDQLRKRHVPGLSIAIIQDGKIVKAMTYGSATKNGTTPLTTATLFQAGSISKSVAAAGALYLTEAGKLSLDEDVNVKLRTWKVPENEFTKDKKVTLRGLLSHTTGLTVHGFPGYEVGKPIPTIPQILNGTAPANTAPVRVDFVPGTKWRYSGGGYTVMQQLMLDVTGKPFPQFMKETVLGPMGMAESTYQQPLPADKAKLTATGYYGDRSEVKGRWHIYPEMAAAGLWTTPSDLARFAIGIQQAFAGKPKAVLSQEMTRQMLTDQKDNDGLGVFLEGEGHTMRFGHNGRDEGFDALLTAGVETGQGVAIMINANDNSRMMGRIVDAVAKKYNWTGYKVTTAIERKAVAVEAKTLAAYEGRYEFANNRMITFMADKGRLVTLVDGFADEEFVPETPTRFVSVDRDAYLTVTPDETGKITGLVWKHGTDERTIPRIGPLLNMLKPNKDSNEARTHQIETALKATIQGGKSVADVPGMSPGARRDFASGVPELAGFKSIVFISDADVTGRGIERHDGKVAHVLNYKLTSDKASKYILVYLTSDGLLTDYDVVDK, encoded by the coding sequence ATGCGTCATCCTCTCGCTGTCATTTCCTTACTCCTCCTCGTTTCGCCGGTCCTCGCCGACGATCTGGACGATTTCATTCGTGACCAGTTACGAAAACGACACGTACCCGGTTTGTCAATCGCCATCATTCAGGATGGCAAGATTGTGAAGGCTATGACGTATGGCTCAGCGACTAAAAATGGAACGACACCCCTCACAACGGCCACCCTGTTTCAGGCAGGGTCCATCAGTAAATCGGTGGCGGCTGCTGGCGCGTTGTACCTGACAGAAGCGGGCAAATTATCACTCGACGAAGACGTGAACGTGAAGCTACGTACCTGGAAAGTGCCGGAAAATGAGTTTACGAAAGACAAAAAAGTAACCCTGCGCGGGTTGCTCAGCCACACAACGGGGCTAACGGTTCATGGCTTTCCTGGCTATGAAGTCGGTAAACCGATACCAACAATCCCGCAAATTCTCAACGGAACAGCTCCCGCCAATACAGCTCCCGTTCGGGTCGATTTTGTGCCCGGAACCAAATGGCGGTATTCGGGTGGGGGCTACACCGTCATGCAGCAACTCATGCTGGACGTGACCGGCAAACCCTTCCCTCAGTTTATGAAGGAAACGGTGTTGGGGCCAATGGGCATGGCTGAAAGCACGTATCAACAACCATTGCCTGCTGACAAAGCCAAATTGACAGCTACAGGCTATTATGGAGACCGAAGCGAAGTAAAAGGACGTTGGCATATTTACCCCGAAATGGCCGCTGCCGGACTCTGGACGACACCGTCTGACCTGGCACGTTTTGCCATCGGCATTCAACAGGCGTTCGCCGGGAAACCGAAGGCCGTCCTGTCGCAGGAAATGACCCGGCAAATGCTCACCGATCAAAAAGACAACGACGGGCTGGGCGTTTTTCTGGAGGGCGAAGGCCACACAATGCGTTTTGGTCACAATGGCCGCGATGAGGGTTTCGATGCGCTGCTCACTGCCGGTGTCGAAACCGGGCAGGGTGTGGCTATTATGATCAACGCCAACGATAACTCCCGAATGATGGGACGGATTGTGGATGCCGTAGCTAAAAAATACAACTGGACGGGTTATAAAGTAACGACGGCCATCGAGCGCAAAGCGGTTGCGGTAGAGGCTAAAACGCTGGCGGCTTACGAGGGGCGCTATGAGTTTGCCAATAACCGAATGATCACGTTCATGGCCGATAAGGGTCGGCTGGTAACGCTCGTGGATGGTTTTGCCGATGAAGAATTTGTCCCCGAAACGCCAACTCGGTTTGTATCGGTAGATCGTGATGCCTATTTGACAGTTACACCGGATGAAACCGGAAAAATAACCGGGCTGGTATGGAAACACGGTACAGACGAACGAACAATACCGCGCATCGGTCCACTTCTGAATATGCTAAAACCCAATAAAGACTCGAACGAAGCCCGTACCCATCAAATTGAGACGGCACTGAAGGCAACAATTCAGGGCGGTAAAAGCGTAGCCGATGTTCCTGGTATGTCGCCCGGTGCCCGCCGGGACTTTGCCAGTGGCGTGCCGGAGTTGGCAGGTTTCAAATCCATTGTGTTCATTAGTGATGCCGATGTGACTGGTCGCGGTATAGAGCGACATGATGGCAAAGTAGCGCATGTACTGAACTATAAACTCACTTCGGACAAAGCCTCTAAATACATACTGGTCTATCTGACATCCGACGGGTTACTGACAGATTATGACGTAGTAGACAAATAG
- a CDS encoding 3-keto-disaccharide hydrolase, which translates to MKKLVLLAGFVLACTVQLVAQTSVSTGAASTATAPITPPKGHPNSSGAGWKPLFASDLSDAGFPKGIWTFDDGGVLTASADVAIWSAIPYDDFVLDLLFKTADGTNSGVVVHASDTTNWIPNSVEIQIADDYAKKWADSPANWQCGAFFGHQAAIKQQVVKKPDEWNRYTITCQGKLIYVVLNNQLVNTIDLSKFTSAKANPDGSEVPSWLNKAPADLPLRGYIGLQGKHAGAPIYFRNIKIKAL; encoded by the coding sequence ATGAAAAAACTTGTTTTACTTGCGGGATTTGTACTAGCCTGTACCGTCCAATTAGTTGCCCAAACATCAGTATCCACCGGGGCAGCATCCACGGCAACCGCCCCTATTACACCGCCTAAAGGACACCCTAACTCAAGCGGTGCAGGCTGGAAGCCACTATTTGCCAGTGACTTGTCTGACGCTGGCTTCCCAAAGGGCATCTGGACGTTCGATGACGGCGGGGTGTTGACGGCTTCAGCCGATGTAGCCATATGGTCAGCCATACCTTACGACGATTTTGTACTGGATCTGCTCTTCAAGACCGCCGATGGCACGAACAGTGGCGTAGTGGTTCATGCCAGTGACACCACTAACTGGATTCCGAACTCGGTGGAGATTCAAATTGCTGACGATTACGCAAAAAAATGGGCCGATTCGCCTGCTAACTGGCAATGTGGCGCATTTTTCGGTCATCAGGCGGCCATCAAACAACAGGTCGTTAAAAAGCCTGACGAGTGGAATCGCTATACGATTACCTGCCAGGGAAAGCTAATTTATGTCGTGCTGAACAATCAATTAGTCAACACCATCGACCTGTCGAAGTTTACCTCAGCCAAAGCCAATCCCGATGGTTCAGAGGTTCCTTCCTGGCTCAACAAAGCACCCGCCGACTTACCCCTTCGTGGCTATATTGGTTTGCAGGGCAAACACGCAGGAGCCCCGATTTACTTTAGAAATATCAAGATAAAGGCGTTGTAA
- a CDS encoding ABC transporter permease, which translates to MNRLKQPFFLHPDMLQNYLKIAFRNLKSQKLYSFINIGGLAVGMAVAMLIGLWIYDELSFNKYHKNYDRIAQVMQNQTINGAVSTAPTIPIPLANVLRNAYGSDFKHIVLSSWTEGHILSFGEKKFWKTGNYIEPQAPARLSLTMIKGTRAGLNEPYFIMMSKSVASALFGMADPMGKLMKIEAQTAVKVTGVYDHEHQ; encoded by the coding sequence ATGAACAGGCTAAAACAACCCTTTTTCCTACACCCCGACATGCTACAAAATTATTTGAAAATCGCCTTTCGAAATTTGAAAAGTCAAAAGCTGTACTCCTTCATTAACATTGGTGGGCTGGCGGTAGGCATGGCCGTGGCCATGCTGATCGGGCTGTGGATTTATGATGAACTATCGTTCAATAAATACCACAAAAACTACGACCGCATTGCGCAGGTCATGCAAAATCAGACCATAAATGGGGCTGTCAGTACGGCCCCAACTATTCCCATTCCGCTGGCCAATGTGTTGCGCAACGCATACGGGTCTGACTTCAAACACATCGTACTGTCTTCTTGGACAGAGGGTCATATTCTGTCATTCGGCGAAAAGAAATTCTGGAAAACGGGCAATTACATCGAACCGCAAGCGCCCGCTAGGCTGTCGCTAACAATGATCAAAGGGACCAGAGCGGGCCTGAACGAACCGTATTTCATCATGATGTCAAAATCGGTCGCCAGCGCTCTGTTCGGAATGGCTGATCCGATGGGAAAGCTGATGAAAATAGAGGCTCAAACGGCGGTTAAAGTGACGGGTGTATATGACCATGAGCACCAGTGA
- a CDS encoding ABC transporter permease — MKPPRLADHLLTWFCAPHLREEVLGDLHERYALRVTRLGEAKARRRYWRDVLAYVRPSIIRRQPTQFSTPKTTTMLRNYLKIALRNIVKNKAYSAINIGGLAVGMAVAMLIGLWIYDELSYDKYHQNYNRVAKVMQRGIFEGVFGAGGYMPLPLANELRTDFADDFTYVVMSSWTREHILAFGDKKFTKQGNYLSPEAPDMFTLKMLRGTRAGLKDPASIMLSESVSQALFGSDDPMGKIVKIDNRLNVKVTGVYEDLPYNTEFRDMNFIAPWDLYVSSEEWVKRAQDNVEWNNNSWQILTQIAPNATFDAVNAKIKGLRVKHVPETAPYKAEVFLQPMSRWHLYTGWDKQGNVEGRIQYVWLFGIIGLFVLLLACINFMNLSTARSEKRAKEVGIRKAVGSVRAQLISQFFSESLMVVAFAFILSMLVVILVLPLFNEVADKQLGILWTNPMFWLSGIGFSLFTGIIAGSYPALYLSSFQPVKVLKGTFRVGRFASMPRKVLVVIQFTVSVTLIIGTILVFRQIQYAKNRPIGYDRNGLITITMNTPELHTHYNALREELLRTGAVIDMSTSSTPATDLNSQNGGFEWEGKDPNFKAQFGTIAVTHDFGKTVGWQFKEGRDFSRNFTTDSAALVMNETAAKYMGLKTGSPVGMIVKWNGKPMRVLGVIKDMVMGSPFEPVVQTVFMLDYNWAGVINIKLNPEQSAPESLAKIETVFRKFNPGSPFDFKFTDQQYALKFATEERIGKLASIFAMLAVFISCLGIFGLASFVAEQRTKEIGVRKVLGASVFSLWGLLSKDFVVLVTIAFGIATPLAYYFLSNWLHKYEYRTDISWWIFAVTGAGALGITLLTVSYQSIKAALINPVKSLRSE, encoded by the coding sequence ATGAAACCGCCCCGCTTAGCCGACCACCTGCTTACATGGTTCTGCGCCCCTCACCTGCGGGAAGAGGTGCTGGGCGATTTGCACGAACGCTACGCGCTGCGGGTCACTCGCCTGGGAGAAGCAAAAGCCCGACGACGCTACTGGCGCGATGTGCTGGCCTACGTGCGGCCTTCAATAATTAGACGACAACCAACCCAGTTCTCAACACCAAAAACAACAACAATGCTACGCAACTACCTCAAAATCGCTCTACGAAATATTGTCAAGAACAAGGCCTATTCAGCTATTAACATTGGTGGGCTGGCGGTAGGTATGGCCGTGGCCATGCTGATTGGGCTGTGGATTTACGACGAACTATCCTACGACAAATACCACCAGAATTATAACCGTGTGGCTAAAGTCATGCAACGCGGCATATTTGAAGGAGTGTTTGGCGCAGGGGGCTACATGCCTCTTCCACTAGCCAATGAATTACGCACCGATTTTGCCGACGACTTTACGTACGTTGTCATGTCGTCCTGGACCAGAGAGCATATTCTGGCCTTTGGCGACAAAAAATTCACAAAACAGGGAAACTACCTCAGTCCGGAAGCGCCCGATATGTTCACATTGAAGATGCTTCGGGGCACGCGGGCGGGCCTGAAGGATCCAGCGTCGATTATGCTGTCGGAGTCCGTTTCTCAGGCACTTTTCGGGAGCGACGACCCGATGGGAAAAATCGTAAAGATCGACAACAGACTGAATGTAAAAGTGACGGGCGTATATGAAGACTTGCCCTACAATACCGAGTTCAGAGACATGAACTTCATTGCTCCCTGGGATCTATATGTATCGTCGGAGGAATGGGTAAAGCGGGCACAGGACAATGTAGAATGGAATAATAATTCCTGGCAAATACTGACTCAGATTGCGCCAAACGCGACTTTCGACGCTGTTAATGCCAAAATCAAAGGCTTACGGGTAAAGCACGTTCCGGAAACGGCTCCCTACAAAGCAGAAGTTTTTCTACAACCTATGAGCCGCTGGCACTTATACACCGGCTGGGATAAGCAGGGCAACGTGGAAGGACGCATTCAGTATGTCTGGCTCTTCGGTATTATTGGCCTGTTCGTCCTCCTGCTGGCCTGCATCAACTTCATGAATCTGAGCACTGCTCGCTCTGAAAAACGGGCCAAAGAAGTAGGTATCCGTAAAGCGGTGGGGTCGGTACGCGCCCAACTCATCAGCCAGTTTTTCAGCGAATCGCTGATGGTTGTTGCATTTGCGTTTATCCTGTCTATGCTGGTGGTCATTCTCGTACTTCCCCTCTTCAATGAAGTGGCCGATAAGCAATTAGGCATCTTATGGACCAACCCTATGTTCTGGCTTTCGGGCATCGGGTTTAGCCTGTTCACAGGCATCATTGCGGGTAGCTACCCGGCGCTTTACCTGTCTTCGTTTCAGCCGGTAAAAGTCCTGAAAGGCACTTTTCGGGTAGGTCGTTTTGCCAGTATGCCCCGGAAGGTGCTGGTGGTTATCCAGTTTACAGTTTCGGTTACGCTCATTATTGGGACCATTCTGGTTTTTCGCCAGATTCAGTATGCCAAAAACCGTCCGATCGGTTATGATCGCAATGGGTTGATTACGATCACCATGAACACACCCGAGTTGCACACTCATTACAATGCTCTGCGGGAAGAGCTATTACGAACGGGTGCCGTTATAGACATGTCTACTTCATCGACACCCGCAACGGATTTGAATTCACAAAATGGCGGATTCGAATGGGAAGGAAAAGACCCAAATTTCAAAGCTCAATTCGGGACTATTGCGGTAACCCACGACTTCGGCAAAACGGTTGGCTGGCAGTTCAAAGAGGGCCGCGATTTTTCCCGAAACTTCACCACCGATTCAGCAGCTCTGGTCATGAACGAAACAGCGGCTAAGTACATGGGCTTGAAAACCGGCTCGCCAGTGGGTATGATCGTAAAATGGAATGGCAAACCCATGCGGGTATTGGGCGTTATCAAAGACATGGTGATGGGATCGCCGTTTGAACCAGTTGTCCAAACTGTTTTTATGCTGGATTATAACTGGGCGGGTGTTATAAACATCAAACTCAATCCGGAACAAAGCGCACCAGAATCACTGGCCAAAATCGAAACTGTTTTTCGAAAATTCAATCCCGGCAGTCCGTTCGATTTCAAATTTACCGATCAGCAATATGCCCTAAAATTTGCCACCGAAGAACGGATTGGCAAGCTCGCTTCAATCTTCGCTATGCTCGCCGTCTTTATCAGTTGTCTGGGCATATTTGGTCTGGCTTCTTTCGTAGCCGAACAGCGCACCAAAGAGATTGGTGTACGAAAAGTGCTGGGAGCCTCAGTCTTTAGTTTGTGGGGCTTACTCTCTAAAGATTTTGTGGTGTTGGTTACCATTGCTTTCGGTATTGCCACGCCCCTTGCTTATTACTTCCTGAGCAACTGGCTCCATAAATATGAATACCGAACCGACATATCCTGGTGGATTTTTGCGGTAACAGGCGCAGGTGCCCTGGGTATTACGCTGCTCACGGTGAGTTATCAAAGTATCAAAGCGGCCCTGATCAACCCGGTAAAGAGTTTGAGAAGCGAGTAG
- a CDS encoding exo-beta-N-acetylmuramidase NamZ family protein yields MKISSFIIIPLTLGLSCAINPAVRSTQPSDFDTPATVVTQARKVTTGADQISAYLPYLKGKRIGMVVNQTSIIGSKPSVDSLVSLGVNIVSIFGPEHGFRGNASNGAKVDDAVDAKTGIPVVSLYGKNKKPSKEQLVNIDLMIFDIQDVGCRFYTYINTLNHVMEACAENNKELMILDRPNPNGFIVDGPILEPHLYSGIGMHPIPITHGCTIAEFAQMINGEGWGGVAKTKPCKLHIVKVANYNHDIPYTLPVLPSPNLNTQQSILLYPSLCWFEGTIISQGRGTYMPFTVLGAPALKGLYSFSFKPVSLKGMSETPLHQDEDCYGLDLRKYDTNLLRKTKQLNLQWLMELYKAYPDKARFFDTSYSKQIGNFNYRSGNEALRKQIIAGVSEKEIRQSWEPGLSAYKQMRKKYLIYP; encoded by the coding sequence ATGAAAATCAGCTCATTCATAATTATCCCCCTGACCCTAGGTCTATCGTGTGCCATTAATCCGGCAGTTCGCTCCACCCAGCCATCCGACTTCGACACGCCTGCTACCGTAGTCACGCAGGCCAGGAAAGTGACCACCGGTGCTGACCAGATCTCGGCTTACCTACCGTATCTTAAAGGCAAACGCATTGGCATGGTCGTTAACCAGACGTCGATCATTGGCAGCAAACCCAGCGTAGACAGTCTGGTAAGCCTGGGCGTGAACATCGTCTCGATCTTCGGACCTGAGCACGGATTTCGGGGTAATGCCAGCAACGGAGCTAAAGTAGATGATGCGGTTGATGCCAAAACCGGCATTCCGGTTGTTTCGCTATACGGCAAAAACAAGAAGCCGTCTAAAGAGCAGTTAGTGAACATCGACCTGATGATTTTCGACATTCAGGACGTGGGTTGCCGGTTTTACACCTACATTAATACGCTCAACCATGTAATGGAGGCCTGTGCCGAGAACAACAAAGAGCTGATGATTCTGGACCGGCCCAACCCGAACGGCTTTATCGTCGATGGCCCTATTCTGGAACCTCATCTGTATTCAGGGATTGGGATGCACCCAATTCCTATTACGCATGGCTGCACCATCGCCGAGTTTGCCCAGATGATTAATGGCGAAGGCTGGGGAGGAGTCGCCAAAACAAAACCGTGCAAGCTACATATTGTTAAGGTAGCCAATTACAATCACGACATTCCTTATACGTTACCCGTTTTGCCCTCGCCCAATCTAAACACGCAACAGTCAATTTTACTGTACCCCAGCCTTTGCTGGTTCGAAGGAACGATCATCAGCCAGGGACGGGGCACCTACATGCCTTTTACCGTTTTGGGGGCACCCGCCCTGAAGGGTCTGTATTCGTTTTCCTTTAAACCAGTAAGTCTTAAAGGTATGAGCGAAACACCCTTACATCAGGATGAGGATTGCTACGGTCTTGATCTACGAAAATATGATACCAACCTACTACGCAAAACCAAACAACTCAATCTGCAATGGCTGATGGAATTATACAAAGCGTATCCCGACAAAGCCCGCTTTTTCGATACGAGTTACAGTAAGCAAATCGGGAATTTCAACTACCGAAGCGGTAACGAAGCTTTAAGAAAACAGATCATTGCAGGCGTTTCCGAAAAGGAAATCCGACAAAGCTGGGAACCGGGTTTGTCTGCTTATAAGCAGATGCGGAAGAAGTATTTGATTTACCCGTAG
- the mnmA gene encoding tRNA 2-thiouridine(34) synthase MnmA → MSKHGRILVAMSGGIDSSLAAVMLHEEGYEVIGMTMKTWDYASSGGTKKETGCCSLDSINDARNIAVSLGFPHYILDIREEFGDAVIDHFTGEYLEGRTPNPCVMCNTHIKWDALLRRADRLDCESIATGHYAHIREEGAGTASRRFVLSKGVDSLKDQSYVLWGVSQESLSRTKLPLGHLRKSEIREMAKERGFMELVTKSESYEICFVPDNDYRGFLKRRMPGLEAEVAGGNFVMEGTGKVMGKHQGYPFYTIGQRKGLGMAFGQPMFVTEIRKDTNEVVLGVDKDLFRDGMIVSKLNLQKYPAINAPMETVTKVRYKDPGTAATISQSGDKIEVLFNEGVSAIAPGQAAVFYEGDDVIGGGWIMKSFRQGDEFTRTDSNKDTAVHPQLAVSSL, encoded by the coding sequence ATGAGCAAACACGGACGAATTCTAGTCGCCATGAGTGGCGGTATTGACTCTTCGCTGGCAGCGGTCATGCTTCACGAAGAGGGTTACGAGGTCATCGGAATGACCATGAAAACCTGGGACTATGCGTCCTCAGGCGGTACTAAAAAAGAAACGGGCTGTTGCAGTTTGGACAGTATCAACGACGCCCGCAACATTGCCGTTAGCCTCGGCTTTCCCCATTACATTCTGGACATTCGGGAGGAATTCGGTGACGCCGTCATCGACCATTTCACGGGCGAATACCTCGAAGGTCGGACACCTAATCCCTGCGTGATGTGTAACACCCACATCAAATGGGATGCCCTCCTGCGCCGGGCCGACCGGCTAGATTGTGAGTCCATTGCCACCGGGCACTATGCACATATTCGCGAAGAGGGTGCCGGTACGGCTTCCCGGCGATTTGTTCTTTCCAAAGGCGTTGATTCCCTAAAAGACCAGTCCTACGTATTGTGGGGCGTATCGCAGGAGAGTTTGAGTCGTACTAAGTTGCCGCTGGGTCATTTGCGCAAATCCGAAATTCGCGAAATGGCCAAAGAGCGCGGCTTTATGGAACTGGTTACCAAATCGGAATCCTACGAAATCTGTTTCGTGCCTGACAATGATTACCGGGGCTTTTTGAAACGGCGTATGCCGGGTCTGGAAGCCGAGGTAGCCGGAGGTAACTTCGTGATGGAAGGCACCGGAAAAGTGATGGGCAAACACCAGGGCTATCCGTTCTACACCATCGGCCAACGCAAAGGGCTGGGCATGGCGTTTGGGCAACCGATGTTTGTAACAGAGATCAGGAAAGACACAAATGAAGTAGTATTGGGCGTCGATAAAGATTTGTTCCGCGATGGCATGATTGTGAGCAAGTTGAATCTGCAAAAATACCCTGCCATTAATGCACCAATGGAAACGGTCACGAAAGTGCGGTACAAAGACCCCGGCACAGCAGCTACCATTTCGCAGTCGGGCGACAAAATCGAAGTACTCTTCAACGAAGGTGTTTCAGCAATTGCACCCGGTCAGGCGGCTGTTTTCTATGAAGGCGACGATGTGATTGGGGGCGGATGGATTATGAAAAGCTTTCGTCAGGGCGACGAGTTCACCCGTACGGATAGTAACAAAGATACGGCAGTTCACCCGCAACTTGCGGTGAGCAGCTTATAA
- a CDS encoding PadR family transcriptional regulator, translated as MRRTYLGEFEEVVLLMVAILDGEGYGVTVSQALEEHTGRIVTFGTVHNTLIRLEEKGFVRSELGGATTERGGRRKWLFQVTALGSKALQEIQQLRQELWQMVPPNTLQLAR; from the coding sequence ATGCGTCGCACGTATTTAGGCGAATTTGAAGAAGTAGTATTGTTGATGGTGGCTATTCTGGATGGCGAGGGCTACGGTGTCACCGTGAGTCAGGCATTGGAAGAGCACACCGGTCGAATCGTGACCTTTGGTACGGTTCATAACACGCTGATCCGACTGGAGGAGAAAGGATTTGTTCGCTCAGAACTGGGCGGAGCCACCACCGAGCGGGGTGGACGACGTAAGTGGCTGTTTCAGGTAACGGCCTTGGGCAGTAAGGCGTTGCAGGAAATTCAGCAACTACGGCAGGAATTGTGGCAGATGGTCCCACCCAACACGCTTCAACTCGCCAGATGA